A stretch of the Planctomycetota bacterium genome encodes the following:
- a CDS encoding protein-disulfide reductase DsbD domain-containing protein: protein MAESPAIAPGQTILVGLRFELADKWHIYWHGRNDTGFAPTVEWTLPEGVTIGPMLWPAPERYISPGAILDHVYEGEPTILMPVTLAEGAASPGDTLTIRGHADWLVCKQICLPADQKIDLSLRVESAPPSTAIDASTPIGGALAGLPTPVGPQGVEGLSIRHQRDATSIRADGASRVTFYPLEDSTSLLNAIGDASAERDWLQLRLLPPGEDLGRGDRRLVGVVEIERRVGGQTNTERYLVDHGEDGYRQPPNAKELRDAIARLHTPDRTAASRGS from the coding sequence GTGGCCGAGTCGCCGGCGATCGCGCCGGGCCAGACCATCCTCGTCGGCCTCCGTTTCGAACTGGCCGACAAGTGGCACATCTACTGGCACGGCCGCAACGACACGGGCTTCGCGCCCACCGTCGAGTGGACGCTGCCCGAGGGCGTGACGATCGGCCCGATGCTGTGGCCCGCGCCCGAGCGATACATCTCCCCGGGGGCCATCCTGGACCACGTCTACGAGGGCGAGCCCACGATCCTGATGCCCGTCACGCTCGCCGAGGGCGCCGCCTCGCCGGGCGACACCCTGACAATCCGGGGCCACGCCGACTGGCTGGTCTGCAAGCAGATCTGCCTGCCCGCCGACCAGAAGATCGACCTGAGCCTCCGCGTCGAGAGTGCGCCGCCGAGCACCGCCATCGACGCGTCCACGCCGATCGGCGGCGCACTCGCGGGCTTACCCACGCCGGTGGGACCGCAGGGCGTCGAGGGCCTCTCGATACGCCATCAGCGAGACGCGACGAGCATCCGCGCCGACGGCGCGTCGCGGGTCACCTTCTACCCGCTCGAGGATTCGACCTCGCTGCTCAACGCCATCGGCGACGCAAGCGCCGAGCGCGACTGGCTGCAGCTCCGCCTGTTGCCGCCCGGCGAGGATCTCGGCAGGGGCGATCGGCGGCTGGTCGGCGTCGTCGAGATCGAGCGGCGCGTCGGCGGGCAGACGAACACCGAGCGATATCTCGTCGATCACGGCGAGGACGGCTACCGCCAGCCGCCCAACGCCAAGGAGTTGCGCGACGCCATCGCCCGGCTGCACACGCCGGACCGAACCGCAGCGTCCCGCGGCTCATAG
- a CDS encoding site-2 protease family protein, protein MGALSSLFGTFGDLLLVILGFGFIVFIHEAGHFVAARWAGIRVLAFAIGFGPAMLSYRRGMGLRRGSTEPAYRQLLERDGVAVHDEPPADISPTEYRLNWLPFGGYVKMLGQEDLNPRATSAAVDSYQRCHPAKRLVVISAGVVANVVLAALVFMLVFMVGLRTEPPRVGDVIPGSAASQATPVGMPDAVPGLRTGDEVLRVNDRTARTFNDLMLAAAMASPGDTVDVLVERRGQVEPLLFQILPEKSPRTGLLELGILPAQSTTVFGDGGDYAGFRESMDDRGLTGVEPEMRAGWIRVGDGPQRSAEDAADIADAFRDSEGRPVAIGFASEDTEVVVDLEPRVVLDESIVRLGGEGEQVQTHVLGLAPVMTVGFAEENGAAWNQGLRPGDVFVRLGSAEYPSIAEGITEIRAHAGREIQITVVRTGEGGQSEEIALVARVNRKGLIGFAPNELLGEPLLALPPAAIREQRTGSEYGAPPAAAAIDRPGLRVRSIAGVPVDDFAGIRAALRTATRDALAAGEGAAVELEVGVPIVGQGIQDTRTLRLSAGDVRRLHELGWSAPPGVLSIFQPAEFTLKADGPVDAVVVGLAETKRVMLMTYVTFARLFQGSVRVEHLKGPVGIAHLGTRVADRGLIWLLFFMALISVNLAVVNFLPLPIVDGGQFLFIVAEWIRGRPVPEAIQSAATLAGLVLIGMGFLVVTFNDIRNVFTGL, encoded by the coding sequence ATGGGCGCACTTTCCTCCCTGTTCGGCACGTTCGGCGACCTGCTGCTGGTCATCCTGGGCTTCGGCTTCATCGTGTTCATCCACGAGGCGGGGCACTTCGTGGCCGCCCGCTGGGCGGGCATCCGCGTGCTGGCCTTCGCCATCGGCTTCGGGCCGGCGATGCTCAGTTACCGCCGCGGCATGGGCCTCCGCCGGGGGAGCACCGAGCCGGCCTACCGCCAGCTGCTGGAGCGCGACGGCGTCGCCGTCCACGACGAGCCGCCCGCGGACATCAGCCCCACCGAGTACCGCCTCAACTGGCTGCCCTTCGGCGGCTACGTCAAGATGCTGGGCCAGGAGGACCTCAATCCCCGCGCCACGAGCGCGGCGGTCGACAGCTACCAGCGGTGCCACCCGGCCAAGCGGCTGGTCGTCATCTCGGCGGGCGTGGTCGCCAACGTCGTGCTCGCCGCCCTCGTGTTCATGCTCGTGTTCATGGTCGGCCTGCGGACCGAGCCGCCCCGCGTCGGCGACGTCATCCCCGGCAGCGCCGCTAGCCAGGCCACCCCCGTGGGCATGCCCGATGCCGTCCCCGGCTTGCGCACCGGCGACGAGGTGCTCCGCGTCAACGATCGCACCGCCCGCACCTTCAACGACCTGATGCTCGCCGCCGCCATGGCCAGCCCGGGCGATACCGTCGACGTGCTCGTCGAGCGCCGCGGCCAGGTCGAGCCGCTGCTCTTCCAGATCCTGCCCGAGAAATCGCCCCGCACCGGCCTGCTCGAACTGGGCATCCTGCCCGCACAATCCACGACGGTCTTCGGTGACGGCGGCGACTACGCCGGCTTCCGGGAGTCCATGGACGATCGCGGACTCACCGGCGTCGAGCCCGAGATGCGGGCCGGCTGGATCCGCGTCGGAGACGGCCCGCAGAGGTCCGCCGAGGACGCCGCCGACATCGCCGACGCATTCCGCGACTCCGAGGGCCGGCCCGTCGCCATCGGCTTCGCGAGCGAAGATACCGAGGTCGTTGTCGACTTGGAGCCCCGCGTCGTGCTCGACGAGTCGATCGTGCGGCTCGGCGGCGAGGGCGAGCAGGTGCAGACCCACGTGCTCGGGCTCGCCCCCGTCATGACCGTGGGTTTCGCCGAAGAAAACGGCGCGGCCTGGAACCAGGGCCTGCGGCCGGGTGATGTGTTCGTCCGCCTCGGGTCCGCCGAATACCCCAGCATCGCCGAGGGCATCACCGAGATCCGCGCTCACGCCGGCCGCGAGATCCAGATCACCGTCGTCCGCACCGGCGAGGGCGGCCAGTCCGAGGAGATTGCCCTCGTCGCCCGCGTCAACCGCAAGGGCCTGATCGGCTTCGCGCCCAACGAACTGCTCGGCGAGCCCCTGCTGGCCCTGCCGCCCGCGGCCATCCGCGAGCAGCGGACCGGCTCCGAGTACGGAGCGCCGCCCGCCGCCGCGGCCATCGATCGCCCGGGCCTCCGCGTTCGGAGCATCGCGGGCGTGCCCGTCGACGACTTCGCCGGCATCCGCGCCGCCCTGCGCACCGCCACGCGGGACGCGCTCGCCGCCGGGGAGGGTGCCGCGGTCGAGCTCGAGGTTGGCGTTCCCATCGTCGGCCAGGGCATCCAGGACACCCGCACGCTGCGGCTGTCGGCCGGCGACGTGCGGCGGCTGCACGAGCTGGGCTGGTCCGCCCCGCCGGGCGTGCTGTCGATCTTCCAGCCCGCCGAGTTCACGCTCAAGGCCGACGGCCCCGTCGACGCCGTCGTCGTCGGGCTCGCCGAGACCAAGCGGGTCATGCTGATGACCTACGTGACCTTCGCGCGGCTCTTCCAGGGCAGCGTCCGCGTCGAGCACCTCAAGGGGCCCGTGGGCATCGCCCACCTTGGCACCCGCGTGGCCGATCGCGGGCTGATCTGGTTGCTGTTCTTCATGGCGCTCATCAGCGTCAACCTCGCGGTGGTCAACTTCCTGCCGCTGCCCATCGTCGACGGCGGCCAGTTCCTCTTCATCGTGGCCGAGTGGATCCGAGGGCGGCCCGTGCCCGAGGCCATCCAGAGCGCCGCGACCCTCGCGGGCCTGGTGCTCATCGGCATGGGCTTCCTCGTCGTGACCTTCAACGACATACGCAACGTCTTCACGGGGCTGTAG
- the deoC gene encoding deoxyribose-phosphate aldolase — protein sequence MSTNAPSPASASPPTPELLRTLVGVLDLTTLEGTDTPERVEALCARAVRPIEREPSIHVAAVCVYPNFVPVARDALGDAPVKLAAVAGAFPSGQSPLHIRVAEAAWAAERGADEIDMVISRGELLAGRPESVEAEVAAIRDAIGPARLKVILETGELRTEAAIRAACDAVLPLLRDGDFIKTSTGKIQPAATFEASAIMLEQMRTARKAGGADIGIKPAGGIRTTADARAYWSQALEAMRGIDGWDQPNPARFRIGASSLLDALLGDLAAFS from the coding sequence GTGAGTACCAACGCGCCCTCGCCGGCCTCCGCCAGCCCGCCGACGCCCGAGCTCCTGCGCACGCTGGTGGGCGTGCTCGATCTGACGACGCTTGAGGGCACCGATACGCCCGAGCGTGTCGAGGCCCTGTGCGCCCGGGCCGTGCGACCGATCGAGCGCGAACCGAGCATCCACGTGGCGGCCGTCTGCGTCTATCCGAACTTCGTGCCCGTTGCCCGCGATGCCCTGGGCGATGCGCCCGTGAAGCTCGCCGCGGTGGCGGGGGCGTTCCCGAGCGGCCAGTCGCCGCTGCACATCCGCGTGGCGGAGGCGGCCTGGGCGGCCGAGCGCGGCGCCGACGAGATCGACATGGTCATCAGCCGCGGCGAGCTGCTCGCCGGCCGTCCCGAGTCGGTCGAGGCCGAGGTCGCCGCCATCCGGGACGCCATCGGCCCGGCGCGGCTCAAGGTCATCCTCGAGACCGGCGAGCTGCGCACCGAGGCGGCCATCCGCGCCGCGTGCGACGCCGTGCTGCCGCTGCTCCGCGACGGCGACTTCATCAAGACCAGCACCGGCAAGATCCAGCCCGCCGCGACCTTTGAGGCGTCAGCAATCATGCTCGAGCAGATGCGCACGGCTCGCAAGGCCGGCGGCGCAGACATCGGCATCAAGCCGGCCGGCGGCATCCGCACGACCGCCGATGCACGTGCCTACTGGTCGCAAGCCTTGGAGGCCATGCGAGGCATCGATGGCTGGGATCAGCCCAACCCCGCACGCTTCCGCATCGGCGCGTCCAGCCTGCTCGATGCGCTGCTCGGAGATCTCGCCGCGTTCAGCTAG
- a CDS encoding thioredoxin family protein — MFNLKRKAFSMLSAVAVVAGATAVSVAVAQQYGQQQSQGVSVGDKAPSFTLKDTSGKEHSLEKVLASNNTKAVVLEWFNPDCPFVKKHHANATTMKETAAKFADKGVVWIAINSGAEGLQGAGLERNKKAVSEYKMDYPVLMDMSGKVGKAYGAKRTPEMFVIAKDGTIVYHGAIDNDRSVRKLGDVNYVKAALEAHMAGETIETARTQAYGCSVKYGG; from the coding sequence ATGTTCAACCTGAAGCGCAAGGCCTTCTCGATGCTCAGCGCCGTTGCCGTCGTGGCAGGCGCCACCGCCGTGTCCGTCGCCGTCGCCCAGCAGTACGGCCAGCAGCAGTCCCAGGGCGTCAGCGTCGGCGACAAGGCGCCGTCCTTCACGCTCAAGGACACCAGCGGCAAGGAGCACAGCCTCGAGAAGGTGCTGGCCAGCAACAACACCAAGGCCGTCGTGCTCGAGTGGTTCAACCCGGACTGTCCGTTCGTCAAGAAGCATCATGCCAACGCGACGACCATGAAGGAGACCGCCGCCAAATTCGCCGACAAGGGCGTCGTCTGGATCGCCATCAATTCGGGCGCCGAGGGCCTCCAGGGTGCCGGCCTGGAGCGCAACAAGAAGGCCGTCTCCGAGTACAAGATGGACTACCCGGTCCTGATGGACATGTCGGGCAAGGTCGGCAAGGCCTACGGCGCCAAGCGCACCCCCGAGATGTTCGTCATTGCCAAGGACGGCACCATCGTCTACCACGGCGCCATCGACAACGATCGCAGCGTCCGCAAGCTCGGCGACGTCAACTACGTCAAGGCCGCCCTCGAGGCCCACATGGCCGGCGAGACCATCGAGACGGCCCGCACCCAGGCCTACGGCTGCAGCGTCAAGTACGGCGGCTAA
- a CDS encoding DUF4230 domain-containing protein — protein sequence MGILETLGLVAATFLAGGALAIVVTLVLQHKSRRSSKQEPLPLDQTIVLAERIRSVGRLVGLEVMVKEIATASRGFQWMPPLLLSQAKVAMIFHFEKQYSIDLTKIDDGDVEEVGPGRYRVALPDVEGTLRLSDVTPYDIQHGRVLGLFDVIPMTAERQTHLMTAAQRDAAQLYENKESRYLAEAKRSIAQHLSSLLELFDVRVEVVWASEAGESASMIDDRDEAAVAAS from the coding sequence ATGGGCATCCTCGAAACGCTGGGTCTGGTGGCGGCGACCTTCCTCGCCGGCGGTGCGCTCGCCATCGTCGTGACGCTGGTGCTGCAGCACAAGTCGCGGCGGTCGTCCAAGCAGGAGCCGCTGCCGCTCGACCAGACGATCGTGCTGGCCGAGCGGATCCGCTCGGTGGGGCGGCTGGTGGGGCTGGAGGTCATGGTCAAGGAGATCGCGACGGCCTCGCGGGGCTTCCAGTGGATGCCCCCGCTGCTGCTGAGCCAGGCCAAGGTCGCGATGATCTTCCACTTCGAGAAGCAGTACTCGATCGACCTGACGAAGATCGACGACGGCGACGTCGAGGAGGTCGGCCCGGGCCGCTACCGCGTGGCGCTGCCCGACGTCGAGGGCACGCTGCGGCTGTCGGACGTGACGCCCTACGACATCCAGCACGGGCGGGTGCTCGGGCTGTTCGACGTCATCCCGATGACGGCCGAGCGGCAGACCCACCTGATGACCGCCGCCCAGCGGGACGCCGCCCAGCTGTACGAGAACAAGGAGTCCCGCTACCTGGCCGAGGCCAAGCGGAGCATCGCGCAGCATCTGTCTTCGCTGCTCGAGCTCTTCGACGTCCGCGTCGAGGTGGTGTGGGCCAGCGAGGCGGGCGAGTCCGCGTCGATGATCGACGATCGTGACGAGGCCGCGGTCGCGGCTAGCTGA
- a CDS encoding alpha/beta fold hydrolase, whose product MAGLLILLAAGGALYVAALSLVTLRSLARPPRMTYATAVARGKPGDPSELDEPLAFEEWSFTSRGRTLMAWDLPGGDPSGPTAIVTHGWGTGRVSTLRRLHAIVPHAARVVCWDLPGHGESEGWCSLGVLEVDALLDLVSAVDAGGPLAITGSSMGGGVGIAAATEIDAALVIAESPYRIPPTPARNVMGQMGAPLWPNLPIALALVGLLASRRWLGPRLTPVRGKPFDRAELAATLRCPLLVLHGDQDETCPIDDGQAIAEAAPDGRFVAIAGGMHNTLWTEPACSAIMEREYQRALAGLRQPADARAPAHAGGRARSDDA is encoded by the coding sequence GTGGCCGGACTGCTCATACTCCTGGCCGCCGGCGGCGCGCTCTACGTCGCGGCGCTGTCCCTCGTCACGCTCCGTTCGCTCGCGAGGCCGCCCCGCATGACCTACGCCACCGCCGTGGCACGCGGCAAGCCGGGCGATCCGTCCGAGCTCGACGAGCCGCTCGCGTTCGAGGAGTGGTCCTTCACCAGCCGCGGCCGCACGCTCATGGCCTGGGATCTGCCGGGTGGCGATCCGAGCGGGCCCACCGCCATCGTGACGCACGGGTGGGGCACCGGCCGCGTCTCGACGCTCCGCCGGCTGCACGCCATCGTGCCCCACGCCGCCCGTGTCGTGTGCTGGGACCTGCCCGGCCACGGCGAGAGCGAGGGCTGGTGCTCGCTGGGCGTGCTCGAGGTCGATGCGCTGCTCGATCTCGTCTCCGCTGTCGACGCCGGCGGACCCCTGGCGATCACCGGCTCGTCCATGGGCGGAGGCGTCGGCATCGCGGCGGCCACCGAGATCGACGCCGCCCTGGTGATCGCCGAATCGCCCTACCGCATCCCGCCGACGCCCGCACGAAACGTCATGGGCCAGATGGGCGCGCCGCTGTGGCCCAACCTGCCGATCGCCCTTGCGCTCGTCGGCCTGCTCGCATCTCGACGCTGGCTCGGGCCGCGGCTCACGCCCGTGCGGGGCAAGCCCTTCGATCGCGCCGAGCTGGCCGCGACGCTCCGCTGCCCGCTCCTCGTGCTCCACGGCGACCAGGACGAGACCTGCCCCATCGACGACGGCCAGGCCATCGCCGAAGCGGCCCCGGACGGACGCTTCGTGGCCATTGCGGGCGGCATGCACAACACGCTGTGGACCGAGCCGGCCTGCAGTGCGATCATGGAGCGTGAGTACCAACGCGCCCTCGCCGGCCTCCGCCAGCCCGCCGACGCCCGAGCTCCTGCGCACGCTGGTGGGCGTGCTCGATCTGACGACGCTTGA
- a CDS encoding rhodanese-like domain-containing protein, with the protein MTDRTHRTISCCLPAAAGVALVALLAGCQNEITDADIRNVTLTEVRLQWLDQREDPTAAELLLIDPRARADYEEARIPGAVHLTLPQLARVTNRDDRIDAYRRIVVYAEGPGAVAGRAMTKRLLVLGYGQARHFGGGLLEWSDAGFPVESGVPEDERSRAVEREPRRPVP; encoded by the coding sequence ATGACCGATCGAACGCACCGCACGATCTCGTGTTGCCTGCCCGCGGCGGCCGGCGTCGCCCTTGTGGCCTTGCTCGCGGGCTGCCAGAACGAGATCACCGACGCCGACATCCGCAACGTGACGCTGACCGAGGTGCGGCTGCAGTGGCTCGACCAGCGGGAGGACCCCACCGCCGCCGAGTTGCTGCTCATCGATCCGCGGGCGCGGGCGGATTACGAGGAAGCGCGCATCCCCGGCGCGGTGCACCTCACGCTGCCGCAGCTGGCCCGGGTGACCAACCGCGACGACCGCATCGACGCCTATCGGCGGATCGTGGTGTACGCCGAGGGACCGGGCGCGGTCGCGGGCCGCGCGATGACCAAGCGGCTGCTCGTGCTGGGCTACGGCCAGGCGCGGCACTTCGGCGGCGGGCTGCTCGAATGGTCCGACGCTGGCTTCCCGGTCGAGTCGGGCGTGCCCGAGGACGAGCGGTCGCGCGCGGTCGAGCGCGAACCGCGGCGGCCGGTGCCGTAG
- the fliS gene encoding flagellar export chaperone FliS, with protein sequence MAHDTAQSYLRTRVMSASPEELRLMLLDGAIRFATQAREGLAAKDYEKSYEGITQARAICAELATAVDRNADPELCDRTTGVFLFLFQELTEASLNKEPARVGRVIELLEYERETWALAMEQIRSDRQKASSAAPAAVEAGQADGSLSVRA encoded by the coding sequence ATGGCACACGACACCGCCCAGAGCTATCTCCGCACCCGGGTCATGAGCGCCTCGCCCGAGGAGCTCCGGCTGATGCTGCTGGACGGAGCCATCCGCTTCGCCACGCAGGCCCGCGAGGGCCTGGCCGCCAAGGACTACGAGAAGAGCTACGAGGGCATCACCCAGGCTCGGGCGATCTGCGCCGAGCTGGCGACCGCCGTCGATCGCAACGCCGATCCCGAGCTGTGCGACCGCACCACGGGCGTGTTCCTGTTCCTCTTTCAGGAGTTGACCGAGGCGAGCCTCAACAAGGAGCCCGCCCGCGTCGGCCGCGTCATCGAGCTGCTCGAATACGAGCGGGAGACCTGGGCGCTGGCGATGGAGCAGATCCGCAGCGACCGCCAGAAGGCCTCGAGCGCAGCGCCCGCGGCCGTCGAGGCCGGCCAGGCCGACGGCTCGCTCAGCGTCCGGGCGTAG
- the fliD gene encoding flagellar filament capping protein FliD: protein MSGITSGIGLASGLDTASIIQQLLAVESRPKILAQQRLTQIQVQQSAFLDINSRLQGLRSIVSGLRTQPIFDAKSASSTDESILTASASAGAAPGSYAFLVDRLVSTEQRLSRGFSAADDVPISAGSFTFEGAEARLDRDTALADLNGGNGITRGIIRISDGTTTAEVDLSRVATVSEVLDAINATDVDVTASVQGGTFVLTAGSGNGSDVSIENVGAAEVVESLGLDGTLLVSGATATGSNVYGLSTSTPLSLLNDGNGVFANEIIGDTEDFTISVDGVDYQVRLGDLYELVDDEFELTEGRAVTVGDALDRINDALDGSGVTAQINADGNGLELFDSTGTRSIELAEGTGLVGSALADLGFAAGTTTGTVSGEQVLAGMNSTLARTLAGGAADLGDGVLQIRARDGTIFNMTITDFDTDVNGLLQQIRDNVDTSKIAIGLDEMGTGITVTDLTGGTGNLVVTGSTGATDTAVALGISTGVSGVAADSVSGERLQRQYIGLNTLVSDLNGGRGIGTGSFRIIDSSGAVSEVTIDSDTRTVADLIREIDAAVEGDDLEVRINDNGDGIVLIDNGTDGTVLRVEDRSGSVASALNIAGEASGTDADNFIDGSFEVTVEFEPDDDLRDVARKINEAGVGVSASIVNEGIGANPFRLALTARESGAAGRTVIDTNGFDLGLELLDRGEDAKLFFGSSDPAKGVLITSSTNTVTDVIEGLTLNLEAASDSPVTINVSDDSTELETRIDEFVSAFNETLDRIDFQSRFEPETEVRGPLLGDGTLLGLKAAMIATVTGAPDNVSGPFDNLSDVGITIGDGGRLELDKDALRAALEQDADAVEDLLIAREIESTGREIEFGEGITVTDPTGRETFSSLGILAQVEELARTYVDSVDGVLTTRNEALDRQIELQRDRIEQFDLRLADKQLRLEREFATLESVIAGFQAQQAALSSLVL from the coding sequence ATGAGCGGAATTACCTCGGGCATCGGTCTGGCCAGCGGCCTGGATACCGCCTCGATCATCCAGCAGCTGCTCGCCGTGGAATCCCGGCCCAAGATCCTGGCGCAGCAGCGGCTGACCCAGATCCAGGTGCAGCAGTCGGCCTTCCTCGACATCAACTCGAGGCTGCAGGGCCTGCGCTCCATCGTGTCGGGCCTGCGCACCCAGCCCATCTTCGACGCCAAGAGCGCCAGCAGCACCGACGAGTCGATCCTGACCGCCTCCGCGTCGGCCGGCGCCGCCCCGGGCTCCTACGCCTTCCTGGTCGATCGCCTCGTCTCCACCGAGCAGCGGCTCAGCCGGGGCTTCTCGGCCGCGGACGACGTGCCCATCTCCGCCGGCTCCTTTACCTTCGAGGGCGCCGAGGCCCGGCTCGACCGCGATACCGCCCTGGCCGACCTCAACGGCGGCAACGGCATCACCCGCGGCATCATCCGGATCTCGGACGGCACCACCACGGCCGAGGTCGACCTCTCCCGCGTCGCCACCGTCAGCGAGGTCCTCGACGCCATCAACGCCACCGACGTGGACGTCACCGCCAGCGTCCAGGGCGGCACCTTCGTGCTGACCGCCGGCTCGGGCAACGGCTCGGACGTCTCCATCGAGAACGTCGGCGCCGCCGAGGTGGTCGAGTCCCTGGGCCTCGACGGCACGCTTTTGGTCAGCGGCGCGACAGCCACCGGCTCGAACGTCTACGGCCTGAGCACCTCGACGCCCCTCTCGCTGCTCAATGACGGCAACGGCGTGTTCGCCAACGAGATCATCGGCGACACCGAGGACTTCACGATCTCCGTCGATGGCGTGGACTACCAGGTCCGCCTCGGTGATCTCTACGAGCTGGTCGACGACGAATTCGAGCTGACCGAGGGCCGTGCCGTCACCGTGGGCGACGCTCTCGATCGCATCAACGACGCCCTCGATGGGTCGGGCGTCACCGCCCAGATCAACGCCGACGGCAATGGCCTGGAGCTGTTCGATTCGACCGGCACACGCTCCATAGAGCTGGCCGAGGGCACGGGCCTCGTCGGCAGCGCGCTGGCCGACCTGGGCTTCGCCGCCGGCACCACCACCGGCACGGTCTCGGGCGAACAGGTCCTCGCGGGCATGAACTCGACCCTCGCGCGAACGCTCGCCGGCGGCGCCGCCGACCTCGGCGACGGCGTGCTCCAGATCCGCGCCCGCGACGGCACGATCTTCAACATGACCATCACCGACTTCGATACCGACGTCAACGGCCTGCTCCAGCAGATCCGAGACAACGTCGATACCTCGAAGATCGCCATCGGCCTCGACGAGATGGGCACCGGCATCACGGTGACCGACCTGACCGGCGGCACGGGCAACCTGGTCGTCACCGGGTCCACCGGCGCCACCGACACCGCCGTCGCCCTGGGCATCAGCACCGGCGTCTCGGGCGTCGCCGCCGACAGCGTGTCGGGTGAGCGGCTCCAGCGGCAATACATCGGCCTCAACACCCTCGTCAGCGATCTCAACGGCGGTAGGGGCATCGGCACGGGCAGCTTCCGGATCATCGATTCCAGCGGGGCCGTGTCCGAGGTCACCATCGACTCCGACACCCGGACCGTGGCCGACCTCATCCGCGAGATCGACGCCGCCGTCGAGGGCGACGACCTCGAGGTCCGCATCAACGACAACGGCGACGGCATCGTGCTCATCGACAACGGCACGGACGGCACCGTCCTGCGGGTCGAGGATCGCTCGGGCAGCGTCGCCTCGGCCCTCAACATCGCGGGTGAGGCCTCGGGCACCGACGCCGACAACTTCATCGACGGCAGCTTCGAGGTCACCGTCGAGTTCGAGCCCGACGACGACCTCCGCGACGTTGCCCGCAAGATCAACGAGGCCGGTGTCGGCGTATCGGCTTCCATCGTCAACGAGGGCATCGGCGCCAACCCGTTCCGGCTAGCGCTCACCGCCCGCGAGAGCGGCGCCGCCGGCCGTACGGTCATCGATACCAACGGCTTCGACCTGGGCCTCGAGCTGCTCGATCGCGGCGAGGACGCCAAGCTGTTCTTCGGCTCGTCCGACCCGGCCAAGGGCGTGCTCATCACCAGCTCGACCAACACCGTCACAGACGTCATCGAGGGCCTCACCCTCAACCTCGAGGCCGCCAGCGACTCGCCCGTGACGATCAACGTCTCGGACGACAGCACCGAGCTGGAAACCAGGATCGACGAATTCGTCTCGGCCTTCAACGAGACGCTCGATCGCATCGACTTCCAGAGCCGATTCGAGCCCGAGACCGAGGTCCGCGGGCCGCTGCTGGGCGACGGCACGCTGCTGGGGCTCAAGGCCGCGATGATCGCGACGGTGACCGGCGCCCCCGACAACGTCTCGGGCCCCTTCGACAACCTTTCGGACGTGGGCATCACCATCGGCGACGGCGGCCGCCTGGAGCTCGACAAGGACGCGCTCCGTGCCGCCCTCGAGCAGGATGCCGACGCCGTCGAGGACCTGCTGATCGCCCGCGAGATCGAGTCCACGGGCCGCGAGATCGAATTCGGCGAGGGCATCACCGTCACCGATCCCACGGGCCGCGAGACCTTCTCGTCGCTGGGCATCCTGGCCCAGGTCGAAGAGCTCGCGCGGACCTACGTCGACAGCGTCGACGGCGTGCTCACCACCCGGAACGAGGCCCTCGACCGGCAGATCGAGCTGCAGCGGGATCGCATCGAGCAGTTCGACCTGCGGCTGGCCGACAAGCAGCTGCGGCTCGAGCGGGAGTTCGCCACGCTCGAGAGCGTCATCGCGGGCTTCCAGGCGCAGCAGGCTGCGCTGTCGTCGCTGGTCTTGTAA